A region of Planktomarina temperata RCA23 DNA encodes the following proteins:
- a CDS encoding CTP synthase, with protein MARYVFITGGVVSSLGKGLASAALGALLQARGFSVRLRKLDPYLNVDPGTMSPFEHGEVFVTDDGAETDLDLGHYERFTGVAARMTDSVSSGRIYSTVLEKERRGDYLGKTIQVVPHVTNEIKEFLKVGDDEVDFMLCEIGGTVGDIEGLPFFEAIRQFSHDKPRGDCIFMHLTLLPYLAASGELKTKPTQHSVKELQSIGIAPDILVCRSEHQIPDKEREKIALFCNVRPDAVVAAYDLNSIYEAPLAYHAQGLDQAVLDAFNISPAPQPDLSKWEDVQDRVNNPEGAVNVAIVGKYTQLEDAYKSIKEALTHGGMSNRVKVNVEWVDAEVFDHEDAAPHLEGYHAILVPGGFGERGTEGKIKAAQFARERKVPYLGICLGMQMAVIEAARNLSNVADAGSEEFDHEAGKKRFTPVVYHLKEWVQGNHRVRRNEDDDKGGTMRLGAYNATLNPDSLVAKIYGSTAIEERHRHRYEVDIQFREQLEEKGLLFSGMSPDGRLPEIVEVKDHPWFIGVQFHPELKSKPFAPHPLFRDFVRAAKEMSRLV; from the coding sequence GTGGTGTTGTGTCTTCTCTTGGCAAAGGCTTGGCCTCTGCAGCCCTAGGCGCCCTCCTGCAGGCCCGTGGATTTTCCGTAAGACTGCGGAAACTTGATCCCTATCTCAACGTTGATCCCGGCACGATGTCCCCCTTTGAGCATGGGGAGGTCTTCGTCACCGATGATGGCGCGGAAACGGATCTGGATTTGGGCCATTATGAACGCTTCACCGGTGTGGCCGCACGGATGACTGATTCTGTCTCTTCTGGTCGAATCTATTCAACCGTGCTGGAAAAAGAACGCCGCGGCGACTATTTGGGCAAAACCATTCAGGTGGTGCCCCATGTCACCAACGAAATTAAAGAGTTTTTGAAAGTCGGTGACGATGAAGTCGATTTTATGCTCTGCGAAATTGGCGGCACAGTGGGCGATATTGAAGGCCTGCCATTTTTTGAAGCCATTCGCCAATTCTCCCACGACAAGCCACGCGGGGACTGTATTTTCATGCATCTCACGCTGTTGCCTTATCTCGCGGCCAGCGGCGAGCTGAAAACCAAACCCACGCAGCACAGCGTTAAAGAATTGCAATCCATTGGCATTGCCCCAGATATTTTGGTCTGCCGCTCCGAGCATCAGATTCCCGACAAAGAGCGGGAGAAAATCGCCCTGTTTTGCAATGTGCGCCCCGATGCGGTGGTCGCCGCCTATGATCTCAATTCCATCTACGAAGCCCCCTTGGCCTATCACGCCCAGGGGCTTGACCAAGCCGTTTTAGATGCATTCAATATCTCCCCCGCGCCACAGCCTGACCTGAGCAAATGGGAGGACGTGCAAGACCGCGTCAACAACCCAGAGGGTGCAGTTAATGTGGCGATTGTCGGCAAATACACGCAGCTAGAAGACGCCTATAAGTCAATCAAAGAGGCACTCACCCATGGCGGCATGTCCAATCGGGTAAAGGTTAATGTCGAATGGGTTGATGCCGAAGTCTTTGATCACGAAGACGCCGCGCCACATCTCGAAGGGTATCACGCTATTTTGGTTCCCGGCGGTTTTGGCGAGCGCGGCACGGAAGGCAAAATCAAAGCGGCACAATTCGCGCGTGAGCGCAAAGTGCCCTACCTCGGCATCTGCCTTGGCATGCAAATGGCGGTGATTGAGGCCGCCCGCAACCTGTCCAACGTTGCAGATGCGGGATCGGAAGAATTTGATCACGAGGCCGGCAAGAAGCGTTTCACCCCCGTGGTCTACCACTTGAAAGAATGGGTGCAGGGCAATCATCGGGTGCGGCGCAACGAAGATGACGACAAGGGCGGCACCATGCGCCTTGGCGCCTATAATGCCACTTTGAACCCAGATTCATTGGTGGCAAAAATCTATGGCAGCACGGCCATCGAAGAGCGTCATCGTCACCGCTATGAAGTCGACATCCAATTTCGCGAGCAGCTCGAAGAAAAAGGGCTGCTCTTCTCAGGCATGTCGCCTGACGGCCGCTTGCCGGAGATTGTTGAGGTTAAAGATCACCCTTGGTTTATTGGCGTTCAATTTCATCCAGAGTTGAAGTCCAAACCATTCGCGCCGCATCCTTTGTTCCGCGATTTTGTCCGCGCTGCTAAGGAAATGAGCCGTTTGGTTTAA
- a CDS encoding ABC transporter permease has product MFNYCSDPSLLSSLPWLSCYLTTGKHLLFYQSFATVLILLAVTAPAALVFGFGGATLARARLLPLRLIGKTYISAVRGVPDIAFFLFFVIALDQGFEWLRHQALCPDWNEPIRQGNDFVVCAAAKLPLGTAPQYVHEIYGFFTAVLTFAIVFGAFAANVLYGAMRAVPQAQIETAQAYGMRPAQVFWRILVPQMWVYALPGLSNLWMVLIKATPLLFLLGVEDIVYWARELGGTKQAKFSDYPHGDWRMQYFLFLLVFYLAFTKLSEVVLERVMKRLTHGQGTLGATS; this is encoded by the coding sequence ATTTTTAACTATTGTTCAGATCCTAGCCTCCTTTCCAGCCTGCCCTGGCTCAGCTGCTATCTGACCACGGGCAAACACCTGTTGTTTTATCAATCCTTCGCAACGGTGCTCATCCTCTTGGCGGTCACGGCCCCTGCGGCGCTTGTGTTTGGCTTTGGCGGCGCGACCTTGGCGCGCGCCCGGCTCTTGCCATTACGCCTTATCGGCAAAACCTATATCTCCGCTGTGCGCGGCGTGCCTGATATTGCTTTTTTCCTGTTTTTTGTCATCGCCCTGGATCAAGGTTTCGAATGGCTGCGCCATCAGGCGCTTTGCCCCGATTGGAACGAACCTATTCGCCAAGGCAATGACTTCGTCGTCTGCGCTGCGGCCAAGCTGCCCTTGGGCACAGCCCCACAATATGTGCATGAGATTTACGGGTTTTTCACCGCGGTTTTGACCTTTGCAATCGTCTTCGGAGCCTTTGCCGCCAATGTCCTTTATGGTGCCATGCGCGCCGTGCCCCAAGCCCAGATAGAAACAGCGCAAGCCTATGGTATGCGCCCAGCGCAAGTATTTTGGCGTATTTTGGTGCCGCAAATGTGGGTCTATGCCCTGCCTGGGCTGTCCAATCTTTGGATGGTCTTGATCAAGGCCACACCGCTATTATTTTTGCTTGGCGTCGAAGACATTGTTTACTGGGCCCGCGAATTGGGTGGCACGAAACAGGCGAAATTCTCCGACTATCCCCATGGTGACTGGCGCATGCAGTATTTTCTGTTTCTGCTGGTCTTTTACCTTGCCTTTACCAAACTCTCCGAGGTGGTGCTGGAACGCGTAATGAAACGCCTCACACATGGGCAGGGTACATTGGGAGCCACCTCATGA
- a CDS encoding glutamine synthetase family protein, whose product MSKSLRVAAVDLNGQLRGKRVPKGMSGKQMRMPLSVLNIDVFGADIQESPLVFETGDQDGIMEPAGRDPVPLPWVAGEAELDLRVMHNEDGSPFEGDPRIALSDVLNRYAHHGWQVIAACELEFFLLEDGGNLAPPVNPKTGRRLSGTEILSLRELDGFDHFFNDVSEGAKLMGIGDLTITTEAGVGQFEVTMTHGPALHIADNVILLKELIKGTARNHGMAATFMAKPFSDESGNGLHTHFSVINQAGENIFCSQDKLQSAVAGCLEAFEASTLFFAPYVNSFERFVAGAHAPTSATWGYENRTVAMRIPSGPKAATRIEHRVAGGDANPYLLFAAIFGAALEGIERNSVPPAPIEGNAYEHPAQLPGLLPDLSAAIEGLEAPLLEQFMPPLILENLAATKSQERDLFDKLSDHDALMALIDTA is encoded by the coding sequence ATGAGCAAATCCCTTCGTGTCGCAGCTGTTGATCTCAATGGTCAATTACGCGGCAAACGCGTCCCCAAAGGCATGAGCGGCAAGCAAATGCGCATGCCGCTGTCCGTCCTCAATATTGATGTATTCGGGGCAGACATCCAAGAATCGCCGCTTGTGTTTGAAACCGGCGATCAAGACGGCATTATGGAGCCAGCGGGCCGTGACCCTGTCCCTCTGCCTTGGGTGGCAGGTGAGGCGGAATTGGACCTAAGGGTGATGCACAATGAAGATGGCTCCCCCTTTGAAGGCGACCCGCGCATTGCCTTGAGCGATGTTTTGAACCGTTATGCCCATCATGGCTGGCAGGTGATTGCCGCCTGTGAACTGGAATTTTTCTTGCTCGAAGATGGTGGCAATCTTGCGCCACCGGTGAATCCCAAAACCGGCCGCCGGTTGAGTGGAACCGAAATTTTGTCCCTGCGGGAATTGGATGGGTTCGATCACTTCTTCAACGATGTGTCCGAAGGGGCAAAGCTCATGGGGATAGGTGATTTGACCATCACCACAGAAGCCGGCGTTGGGCAGTTTGAAGTCACGATGACCCATGGCCCGGCACTTCACATAGCAGATAATGTCATTTTGCTCAAAGAACTGATCAAAGGCACCGCACGCAACCACGGCATGGCCGCAACCTTCATGGCCAAACCTTTTTCCGATGAAAGCGGCAACGGGCTGCACACGCATTTTTCGGTGATCAATCAGGCGGGTGAAAACATCTTCTGCAGCCAGGACAAGTTACAATCCGCAGTTGCAGGCTGTCTTGAGGCCTTCGAAGCCAGCACGTTGTTTTTCGCCCCCTATGTCAATAGTTTTGAACGTTTCGTCGCGGGCGCCCATGCGCCGACCTCCGCCACCTGGGGCTATGAAAACCGCACCGTCGCCATGCGTATTCCCAGTGGCCCAAAAGCCGCCACACGGATTGAACATCGCGTGGCCGGCGGCGACGCCAATCCTTATTTGCTTTTTGCCGCCATTTTCGGCGCCGCTTTAGAGGGTATAGAACGCAATTCCGTGCCACCTGCGCCAATTGAGGGCAATGCCTACGAACACCCCGCACAGCTGCCTGGGTTGTTGCCTGATCTTTCTGCCGCGATTGAAGGGCTGGAGGCGCCACTGCTTGAGCAGTTCATGCCCCCTCTCATTTTGGAAAATCTCGCGGCCACAAAATCACAAGAACGCGATCTTTTTGATAAGCTTTCGGATCATGACGCCCTCATGGCCTTGATCGACACTGCCTAA
- a CDS encoding ABC transporter ATP-binding protein, translated as MNDQNIPVIEIKSLHKAYGDLEVLKGVDITAKRGDVVALIGSSGSGKSTLLRCCNMLEISQKGAILFQGEAVRWSSQGHNRRPADPAQVTRLRTNLSMVFQQFNLWAHMTILQNVMEAPVTVLKQDKSEVESRARALLDKVGIGEKCDVYPAQLSGGQQQRAAIARALAMEPEALLFDEPTSALDPELEQEVIGVIKDLAAEGRTMLIVTHDMAMARDVANHVIFLHQGVIEEQGPPETLFGAPKSQRLQQFLSAVA; from the coding sequence GTGAACGACCAAAATATACCCGTGATTGAAATAAAAAGTCTCCATAAAGCCTATGGGGATCTTGAGGTTCTCAAAGGTGTCGACATCACAGCAAAACGCGGTGATGTGGTGGCGCTTATTGGCTCGTCTGGATCTGGGAAATCCACTCTGCTGCGCTGCTGCAATATGCTGGAGATCAGCCAAAAGGGTGCGATTCTCTTCCAAGGCGAGGCCGTCCGCTGGAGCTCTCAGGGACACAACCGGCGTCCGGCCGATCCCGCTCAAGTCACCCGGCTGCGCACCAACCTGTCGATGGTCTTCCAACAGTTCAACCTTTGGGCGCATATGACCATCTTGCAAAATGTCATGGAAGCTCCGGTAACCGTGCTCAAACAGGATAAATCCGAAGTCGAATCCCGCGCCCGTGCGCTTCTGGATAAAGTGGGTATTGGCGAAAAATGCGATGTCTACCCCGCCCAACTGTCTGGCGGGCAACAACAAAGGGCTGCCATCGCCCGCGCCTTGGCCATGGAGCCCGAAGCACTATTGTTTGATGAACCTACATCCGCCCTTGATCCAGAATTGGAGCAAGAGGTGATTGGCGTCATCAAGGATTTGGCCGCGGAAGGGCGCACCATGCTCATCGTCACCCATGACATGGCCATGGCGCGCGATGTGGCCAATCACGTTATTTTCTTGCACCAAGGGGTGATTGAGGAACAAGGTCCTCCCGAGACCCTCTTTGGTGCACCGAAATCACAACGGCTTCAGCAGTTTCTTTCTGCCGTCGCTTAA
- a CDS encoding glutamine synthetase family protein, protein MSWKDSLPASAKAYIGERQLDEVECIISDFPGVARGKAVPASKFAKQEHFYLPNSIFLQTLTGEWAEAAGEEGWVEPDMTLRPDLDTATAAPWATDATLQVIHDAYDRDGAPIPTAPRNVLKRVVQLFRDKGLEPVVAPEMEFFLVARNTDPAQPIVPMMGRSGRPAAAHQAYSLSAVDEYGPVIDDIYDFAEAQGFEIDGITQEGGAGQVEINLRHGDPVKLADEVFFFKRLIREAALKHDCFATFMAKPIADEPGSAMHIHHSFLDADGDNIFVGPQGGETDVFYHMIAGLQNHLPSVIAMLAPYVNSYRRYVKDHAAPINLEWARDNRTTGIRIPLSSPKSRRIENRLAGMDCNPYLGIAASLACCYLGLEDQERPDKQYRGDAYDSEEAIPYDLFTAMDIFDEAKRLHEVLDPEFARVYSIVKRTEYSEFLQVISTWEREHLLLNV, encoded by the coding sequence ATGAGTTGGAAAGACAGCCTACCGGCCAGTGCCAAAGCCTATATTGGCGAGCGGCAATTGGATGAGGTCGAATGCATCATTTCCGATTTTCCGGGCGTGGCGCGCGGCAAAGCGGTTCCGGCCTCAAAATTTGCCAAACAAGAGCATTTCTATCTGCCCAACTCAATTTTCCTGCAAACGCTCACGGGCGAATGGGCGGAAGCGGCAGGCGAGGAGGGCTGGGTGGAGCCTGATATGACACTGCGCCCCGACCTCGACACCGCCACCGCAGCACCTTGGGCCACCGATGCCACCTTGCAGGTCATTCATGATGCCTATGATCGCGATGGTGCGCCGATCCCAACCGCGCCGCGCAATGTCCTCAAGCGCGTGGTTCAATTGTTCCGCGACAAGGGGCTTGAGCCTGTGGTTGCGCCAGAGATGGAATTTTTTCTTGTTGCCCGCAACACAGATCCGGCGCAACCGATTGTGCCAATGATGGGGCGCTCAGGCCGGCCAGCGGCGGCGCATCAAGCCTACTCGCTTTCCGCCGTTGATGAATATGGCCCGGTGATCGATGATATTTATGACTTTGCTGAGGCCCAAGGTTTTGAAATTGATGGCATTACCCAAGAGGGCGGCGCGGGTCAGGTTGAGATCAATCTGCGCCATGGTGATCCGGTGAAACTCGCCGATGAGGTGTTCTTTTTCAAACGCCTGATCCGCGAAGCGGCCTTGAAACACGATTGTTTTGCAACATTCATGGCCAAGCCCATCGCCGATGAACCCGGCTCCGCCATGCACATTCACCACTCATTTTTGGACGCAGATGGCGACAATATTTTTGTCGGCCCACAGGGCGGTGAGACTGATGTTTTTTACCATATGATCGCCGGGCTGCAAAATCATCTGCCATCGGTCATTGCCATGCTGGCGCCCTATGTGAACAGCTACCGGCGCTACGTCAAAGATCATGCCGCCCCAATCAACCTCGAATGGGCCCGCGACAATCGCACCACAGGAATTCGCATCCCCCTGTCTTCACCGAAGTCACGCCGGATTGAAAACCGTCTGGCAGGAATGGATTGCAATCCCTATCTTGGCATCGCCGCCTCCCTGGCCTGTTGCTATCTTGGGCTTGAAGATCAGGAGCGCCCCGACAAACAATATCGAGGTGACGCCTATGACAGCGAAGAGGCGATCCCTTATGACCTTTTCACGGCCATGGATATTTTTGATGAGGCCAAGCGCCTGCATGAGGTGCTTGATCCCGAATTTGCCCGGGTCTATTCGATCGTCAAGCGCACGGAATATAGTGAATTTTTGCAGGTCATTTCCACTTGGGAGCGCGAGCATCTGTTACTGAATGTCTGA
- a CDS encoding TerB family tellurite resistance protein, with product MFASLFSSKSSDSARDISASEAMAALMVRIAKSDDEYSAAEIARIDAVLGLLYKLTADQAANLRQTAEALEAEAPDTVRFTRAIKEEVPYEERFNVVRALWQVVLADGARDAEEDALMRLLASLLGVNDRDSALARQRA from the coding sequence ATGTTTGCATCTTTGTTTTCGTCAAAATCCTCTGACAGCGCGCGCGATATCAGCGCCTCTGAAGCCATGGCCGCATTGATGGTGCGGATTGCTAAATCTGATGATGAATATTCCGCCGCAGAAATCGCAAGGATCGATGCCGTGCTTGGCCTGCTGTATAAATTGACCGCGGATCAAGCCGCCAACCTGCGCCAAACGGCCGAGGCGCTTGAGGCCGAAGCCCCCGACACCGTGCGGTTCACCCGTGCGATTAAGGAAGAGGTTCCCTATGAGGAGCGCTTCAATGTCGTGCGCGCGCTATGGCAAGTTGTTCTGGCCGACGGGGCCCGCGATGCAGAAGAAGACGCGCTGATGCGCCTTTTGGCAAGCCTGCTCGGCGTCAATGATCGCGACAGCGCCCTAGCCCGTCAACGGGCCTAG
- a CDS encoding type 1 glutamine amidotransferase: MLIGILQCGHAPDEVRAQHGDFDAMFATLFQSYDFTFQTWNVVDGDFPAAIDAADGWLISGSKHGAYEDHAFIPPLSELIREIYASARPMVGICFGHQIIAQALGGRVEKFEGGWAIGRHDYSFNGHGSVTLNAWHQDQVTTLPPEAQVIGSSPFCQFAALIYGQKAFTVQPHPEFSNSVFDDYVKSRRSSPVYPPAFMERADQLRDVPIQNSAIAQDIAAFLKGKYIPEIRS; encoded by the coding sequence ATGCTGATCGGCATTTTACAATGTGGCCATGCGCCGGATGAGGTCCGTGCCCAGCACGGTGATTTCGACGCTATGTTTGCCACTTTGTTTCAAAGCTATGACTTCACCTTCCAAACCTGGAACGTGGTGGATGGAGATTTTCCCGCCGCCATTGACGCGGCAGACGGATGGTTGATCTCCGGCTCCAAACATGGCGCCTATGAGGATCACGCTTTTATCCCTCCTTTGAGTGAATTAATCCGCGAGATCTATGCCAGCGCGCGCCCTATGGTGGGCATATGCTTTGGCCACCAGATCATAGCGCAAGCGCTGGGGGGGCGCGTGGAGAAATTTGAAGGGGGCTGGGCTATTGGCCGACATGACTACAGCTTTAATGGCCATGGCTCGGTGACGTTGAATGCTTGGCATCAAGATCAGGTCACGACCCTACCTCCCGAAGCGCAGGTCATCGGCAGCAGCCCATTTTGCCAATTCGCCGCGCTGATTTATGGGCAAAAAGCTTTTACGGTTCAGCCGCACCCCGAGTTCAGCAATTCAGTCTTCGATGATTATGTGAAATCGCGACGCTCAAGCCCAGTCTATCCGCCGGCCTTCATGGAACGCGCGGATCAATTGCGCGATGTACCGATCCAGAATTCCGCAATTGCGCAGGATATAGCCGCCTTCCTCAAAGGAAAATATATACCGGAGATACGCTCATGA
- a CDS encoding transporter substrate-binding domain-containing protein encodes MNKLILTTAALALTAGMSFADTIRMGTEGAYPPYNFINDAGEVDGFERKLGDELCARAMLTCEWVVNDWDSIIPNLVSGNYDTIIAGMSITAERDEVIDFTQNYTQPDPSAYMALSADVDLSSAVIAAQANTIQASFVAASGATLVEFATPEETVAAVKNGEADAVLADKAYLTPVAEGDADLVLLEQQELIGGGVGMGLRESDTELRDKFDAAIASMKADGSLNALIAEWDIGEQF; translated from the coding sequence ATGAATAAGCTGATCTTGACCACCGCCGCATTGGCGCTGACCGCTGGCATGTCTTTTGCCGATACAATCCGGATGGGCACCGAAGGGGCCTACCCCCCCTATAACTTCATCAACGATGCTGGCGAAGTTGACGGCTTCGAGCGTAAATTGGGTGATGAGCTCTGCGCGCGGGCCATGTTGACCTGCGAATGGGTTGTCAACGACTGGGACAGCATCATTCCAAACCTAGTGTCCGGCAACTACGACACCATCATTGCCGGCATGTCGATCACAGCGGAGCGTGATGAGGTGATCGACTTCACTCAAAACTATACCCAACCTGATCCTTCCGCTTATATGGCCCTCTCGGCTGATGTGGATCTCTCAAGCGCTGTGATTGCCGCGCAAGCCAACACCATTCAAGCCAGCTTTGTGGCCGCCTCTGGCGCCACACTGGTGGAATTTGCAACACCGGAAGAAACCGTGGCTGCCGTGAAAAACGGTGAAGCCGACGCTGTGTTGGCGGATAAAGCCTATCTCACCCCCGTGGCAGAAGGCGATGCCGATCTGGTGCTCTTGGAGCAACAAGAGTTGATCGGTGGCGGCGTGGGCATGGGGCTCCGCGAATCCGATACGGAGCTGCGCGACAAATTTGATGCCGCCATCGCCTCTATGAAAGCGGATGGGTCGTTGAACGCGCTGATCGCCGAATGGGACATTGGCGAACAATTCTAA
- a CDS encoding DUF1330 domain-containing protein, with amino-acid sequence MAKGYWIAHNQISDAEAYEAYKIAAAPALRAYEGKFLVRAGAAEFPEGQLRARTIMIEFPSLKAAQECYNSATYQAAKALRTPVSIGDLVIVEGYDG; translated from the coding sequence ATGGCCAAAGGATATTGGATCGCCCACAATCAGATCAGTGATGCTGAGGCCTATGAGGCCTATAAAATCGCCGCCGCGCCAGCCCTGCGCGCCTATGAGGGCAAATTTCTTGTGCGGGCGGGTGCCGCTGAATTCCCCGAAGGCCAGCTGCGCGCGCGAACGATTATGATTGAGTTTCCAAGCCTAAAAGCGGCGCAAGAGTGCTACAACAGCGCGACATATCAAGCCGCAAAAGCCCTACGGACGCCAGTTTCAATTGGGGATCTGGTGATTGTCGAAGGATATGACGGCTGA
- a CDS encoding ABC transporter permease, whose translation MSCQQTILDYGLRSLGYGERLLPKSDFTLCQHFTLIGSGLIWNIYFGALALLIGFFIANAMALAKASPRAILRRPAEWFILIFRGSPLFIQFFLAYFIFLRLKQQGLLPWLTAAQFGALLVLILNTAAYSAEIFYGALRSVPKGEVEAADAYGLSGWSRFRRVIWPTSLRLAWPAYTNEAIFLFHATTLVFFSGFPAWQQRGDALYYASYFADKTFNPFIAYPILAFYFILLTFVIIGFFGLVNARLNRHLPSQARPKLRYRPQVIR comes from the coding sequence ATGAGCTGCCAGCAAACCATTTTGGACTATGGGCTGCGCTCGCTGGGCTATGGCGAACGCCTGCTGCCCAAGTCGGATTTCACCCTTTGCCAGCATTTCACGCTGATTGGCTCGGGTCTCATTTGGAATATCTATTTCGGAGCCTTGGCACTTTTGATCGGATTTTTCATCGCCAATGCGATGGCGCTCGCCAAGGCCAGCCCCCGCGCGATTCTGCGCCGGCCGGCTGAATGGTTTATTTTAATTTTCCGCGGTTCTCCGCTGTTTATCCAATTTTTCTTGGCCTATTTCATCTTTCTGCGCCTCAAGCAGCAAGGCCTTCTGCCTTGGCTGACCGCGGCACAATTTGGGGCGCTCTTGGTGCTGATCCTCAACACAGCCGCCTATTCTGCCGAAATTTTCTACGGCGCGTTGCGGTCCGTGCCAAAAGGAGAGGTTGAGGCCGCCGATGCCTATGGCCTTTCGGGCTGGTCGCGCTTCCGCCGCGTGATCTGGCCCACCAGCCTACGCCTGGCTTGGCCGGCCTATACCAATGAGGCAATTTTTCTGTTTCATGCGACCACCTTGGTGTTTTTTTCAGGCTTCCCAGCCTGGCAACAGCGCGGCGATGCCCTCTATTACGCCAGCTATTTCGCCGATAAGACCTTCAACCCCTTCATCGCCTATCCTATTTTGGCCTTTTATTTCATCCTGCTCACTTTTGTGATCATCGGCTTTTTTGGCCTTGTCAACGCACGTCTCAATCGACATCTTCCAAGCCAGGCGCGCCCGAAGCTGCGCTATAGGCCACAGGTCATAAGATGA
- a CDS encoding phosphate/phosphite/phosphonate ABC transporter substrate-binding protein: protein MIAHLPMYDVPANRAAHRRLWQALQDHLPDAPNFTQPSVDLMVDWLSPELYLSQTCGLPYRAALHGQVQLIATPDNQIPNCPPGYYCSVLLARRGAVPDLAANDFTLAYNEPLSQSGWAAPQSIGLTGATRLQTGGHAASARAVLEGRADLAAVDALTWHFLTRDWDKAAGLEICAITPATPTLPYITALGQNAAALREALRQAILSIGLKDRQTLQIFDLVEINAEAYLQLPLPPTP from the coding sequence GTGATTGCGCATCTGCCCATGTATGATGTGCCGGCCAACCGCGCCGCACACCGACGCCTGTGGCAGGCGCTGCAGGACCACCTGCCAGATGCGCCGAATTTCACCCAACCGAGCGTGGATCTTATGGTCGATTGGCTCAGCCCAGAGCTTTATCTGTCCCAAACCTGCGGCCTGCCCTATCGCGCGGCGCTGCATGGCCAGGTGCAGTTGATTGCCACGCCAGACAATCAAATTCCAAATTGCCCGCCAGGCTATTACTGCTCGGTGCTGCTGGCTCGCCGGGGCGCGGTTCCAGACCTTGCGGCCAATGACTTTACCTTGGCCTATAATGAACCGCTGTCTCAATCGGGTTGGGCCGCACCGCAGTCCATTGGCCTCACCGGCGCCACACGGCTGCAAACCGGCGGACATGCAGCCTCGGCCCGCGCTGTTTTGGAGGGACGGGCTGATCTGGCTGCCGTGGATGCGTTGACTTGGCATTTTTTGACACGCGATTGGGACAAGGCGGCAGGGCTAGAGATCTGCGCCATCACTCCTGCCACGCCAACGCTGCCCTATATCACCGCATTGGGCCAAAACGCAGCCGCCCTCCGCGAGGCTCTGCGGCAGGCGATTCTCTCTATTGGCCTAAAAGACAGGCAAACACTTCAAATATTTGACCTCGTTGAGATCAATGCCGAGGCTTACCTGCAATTGCCGCTGCCTCCGACCCCTTAA